One Dreissena polymorpha isolate Duluth1 chromosome 9, UMN_Dpol_1.0, whole genome shotgun sequence genomic window carries:
- the LOC127846256 gene encoding LOW QUALITY PROTEIN: glutamate receptor ionotropic, kainate 2-like (The sequence of the model RefSeq protein was modified relative to this genomic sequence to represent the inferred CDS: inserted 3 bases in 2 codons): MTGHLTPRPTLMRSLKNGNQETQLSSELRSFLTHEYLEIIRALLRSDELTDAHLKNEQRPCVERGRGVVTSFSSARGGAGYVLSKETLRRIGAKGNDETICRQDGGAEDAEFGKCMETLGVKVGNSTNKLGRNRFHCFDPDTHLMGGYSDWYYQKLRVRPANHKHAHNSCLFWFCTLVINAANTANLAAFLTLQQIDDRIKSVDHLARQTKVMYGVLNNSDLMQFFENSRDDPYERMWAFMKLNEDVSILSERTVGVSFVLEKDNYAYLDDGVINDYNAXKHCKLESIQQNFGVKHFGMGFPKGAPYLGDINLALLKLKEHRILDSLRKKWWSAESNCSXPRQLRQKSTASELNISNMFGVFIVLIGFTVLASFTIARVRVAVKGGRERE; the protein is encoded by the exons ATGACCGGTCACCTTACTCCCCGACCAACCCTTATGAGATCCCTGAAGAACGGGAACCAGGAGACGCAGTTGAGTTCCGAGTTGCGCAGCTTCCTGACACACGAGTACTTGGAGATTATCAGGGCGTTACTGCGGTCCGACGAGTTAACGGACGCGCATTTAAAGAACG AGCAACGGCCGTGCGTCGAACGTGGGCGAGGCGTTGTAACAAGCTTCTCTTCAGCTCG CGGCGGAGCAGGTTATGTGCTGAGCAAAGAAACACTACGCCGGATTGGCGCGAAAGGGAATGACGAAACAATCTGCAGGCAAGATGGCGGCGCGGAGGATGCGGAATTCGGGAAGTGTATGGAAACTCTGGGCGTAAAAGTTGGTAATTCTACCAATAAACTAGGGCGCAATAGATTCCACTGCTTTGATCCCGACACCCATCTCATGGGCGGTTATTCGGACTGGTACTACCA GAAGCTCAGAGTACGCCCCGCAAACCACAAGCATGCGCACAATAGTTGCCTTTTCTGGTTTTGCACATTGGTGATCAATGCTGCTAATACAGCTAATCTGGCGGCGTTCCTCACATTACAGCAAATAGACGATCGTATTAAGTCAGTAGACCATCTTGCACGGCAGACGAAGGTCATGTATGGAGTTTTGAACAATAGTGATCTTATGCAGTTCTTCGAAAATTCAAG AGACGACCCTTACGAGAGAATGTGGGCTTTTATGAAACTTAACGAGGATGTGTCTATTCTGTCTGAAAGAACGGTTGGGGTCAGCTTTGTGCTGGAGAAGGATAATTATGCCTACCTAGACGACGGTGTGATTAATGACTATAATG CAAAACACTGTAAACTGGAGTCAATCCAACAAAACTTCGGTGTAAAGCATTTTGGAATGGGATTTCCAAAGGGTGCCCCCTATCTCGGCGACATCAACCTTGCTTTACTGAAGCTCAAAGAACATCGAATTCTGGATTCGCTTCGGAAGAa GTGGTGGTCTGCAGAATCCAATTGTTC ACCGAGGCAACTAAGACAAAAGTCAACGGCTTCCGAACttaatatatcaaatatgttCGGTGTATTTATTGTTCTTATTGGCTTCACTGTTCTTGCA AGTTTTACAATAGCGAGAGTGAGAGTGGCAGTGAAGGGAGGCAGAGAGCGAGAATGA